Below is a window of Littorina saxatilis isolate snail1 linkage group LG2, US_GU_Lsax_2.0, whole genome shotgun sequence DNA.
ACAATGACTCACACCTAATGAGAATGTACACTGGCACACACTTTTTATATGGCGGAAATTGTTACTACGTGAGTGATGAGCAAATACCAATGCCAATGGCGATGGAGAAAAACGACACACATTTATGtctaattatttatttatgtttagaTATATATGTATTGCCAACCACTGACAACAAACTGATGTATACCCAACATGCTGAAAGAAACAACGAACATAAAACGACAACAAGTATATCATTATAGATgatcattttaaaaacaaatgcaTTTAATGGTTTTGGGCATGGtaagtggatgtgtgtgtgtgtgtgtgtgtgtgtgtgtgtgtgtgtgtgtgtgtgtgtgtgtgtgtgtgtgtatgtgtgtgtgtgtgtgtgtgactgtgtgtgtgtgtgtgtttgtctgtgtgtctgtgtgtgtctgtctctgcgtctgtgtgtgtgtgtgtgtgtgtttgtgtgtgtgtgtgtgtgtgtgtgtgtgtgtatctgtatgtgtgagtctgtgtgtgtggctgtgtggctGTGACACAAAATTGAAAATCATACTCTTGATAATTCTACGTAGTACACATAAATGGCAAGGGCGGGAAAACAAATGAAACGTTGAACAATTTCGATGCAATAATTATTCAAAGAGTGAGCTGGGATGTCGCTTCCGGTAAAGTCCCAGAACGAGGCTCTGCAGTCACGTGTAACCCACGATGGTTCGCTCTGGGTGTCTGCACATAAGGAATAACATGATGAAACCAGTCGAGTTCTGTATCTGATGGATTGACTACAGGAGTACACGTCATTCCTTTGGCTTCGGTTTGGAATTAGTCAGCTTGGCGGCTGAACAGACCTTGTAAGATATCCCAGAATAATTTGGTCTGTTGAAGGAGATGGAAAATTCAGCGCCGATTCAacaggggacacacacacacacaatgatgaCCATTTTGTTTCTCGAGTATACACGATACAAAACATCTCACACATCCTGTCTTCATTTGAGCTGTATAGGCGTTTTGACAACACTCTTGAACGCCAGCAGACGAAATAAATAACAGATCGCACTCTTGTCCAAACCCTGGCCAGTAATGGGTCTTTGTAACCGAGACAAATATGACTGTACTGTTCTGAGAACAACATCAACACTGATCcactgtaaaaaaacaaacaacacagtTTGTTTACCTCTGTTCGACTAACTTGCCAGCCAATACTTTTGCAATGGAGTTCTTCGAGCGCAGAGGCTCTCCGTCTGTATGGACACAGACCTTTGCCTTTTTAGTTCCGTGTACCTGGGCGCCCAATACCACACTGGCAGTACGTAATGGGTTGTTAAAAAAAGCACATGGTTTGTTGATGCAGGCGCTCTTTAACTGGATATTCAGTCAGTTCTTGTGAGACCATGGTGGTACCATTGTAAGTGTGTCTGTTTTATTATTTGATTCCATGGACATATTTGTTCCGGTGATCTTGAATGCTTTCAGGAAAGCAATTAAGTGCGGACGCAAATCTGTTGTAGCTCAGTTGAAATATTCCACAATGCAAGCACTTTCTTATAGAGAAAACATAATTGTTCAACACTTCAATGGGTGTGTCTCTGTTCTTTAACTTGGCGACGATCTTGCAACAACGTACCAGCATTGGCTTCTGGTTTAACTTTGACGAGTGGACCATCACCCAAAcgtaagtttttgttttctctcgAACAAACGACCATCACACTTGTATTTAAAGAGCCGCAGCATTAATTTTCTTAAAGGCACCTTCCTTCTCATGTAGCTCATCAGGTCAGccatcacagatctgtccagctCTCTACATAGGAtaagcagggatggccaaatcgtccgcccggtcgccaggggcgagtaacaaatccgccgggctagtaaaAACCggctggcaactcgcccggctggccagtgacaATTCTCGTCAAATGGAACATGTTTGGTTGTAGAATCGAGTTTCCAGATGCAGCAACtttggtatgtaccgggccagcgaaatttctggcgggctagtgactctCTTGCAGTTACTCGCCCGCCTGGCGAGTTAAACTTTTGGGATTTGGCCATCCCCGGATAAGCACATCCTTCAACTTGAAAACTTACCAACATTCAATGGCCTGGTTGCTTCATGTACAGAGAAGCAATTTTGTGTTTGCTTATGTATGTCAATCTGCTAGATGAGTTAAGCAAAACTATCCAACTCTGCACAGTGCGCATCCACGCTATTAATTAAATGCAGGTCAGTGTCAGAGTTAAAGGACGATCTTATTCCATGCAAAAGGCTTGGCAGATCTGTAGCGGTCAATGTGATTGTGTACGCGTGAAGGAAGATGCTTTTAAGTAAACATACCACGGAGgacaaaaacaaaccaacacaaaatGCTATAATTCCTTTCTTTTGGAATCCAATATCACTTTTGGCGAGTAATAATCTGTGGACTAAGATAAATGTTACAATGGCATTACTGTACCATTTCCCGCTCCAATCAAACACCCAGCAAACACTACGGTGCAAACAAAACAGCATACTACACACTCTGCACAACAGTACACAGCCAGGCTCCTCCATGACCCTTACATATAATGCAACACTTGAGGGACCAAACCTGCATTCAACAGAATcacagtcaaaacttgacgggTTCAAAACAAGTCCAAAACGCAAGTCACCGACAAACTACTGTTTATATTGCGCTGACCCAACAAACAAGATCACAAGCATAGGTTATTTTAAAATCCACACTCAAAGAAACAATTAGACTCCAACAATTTCTGTAAAAAGGGTACACTGCGACAGGACGATTTTGACAATAAACAAATCCAAAGCTTGTAGCCTTGAAAAGGTTTTACGAAAATCAGTCTCTCAAAATTAGTCGCAATATGTACCTTCAACCTGTAGCACTGTTGCCTGTCTTCAACATTCTGGTTTGGCGAACTCAAAGAAAAAAGAGTCAGTCCTCGTTGaggtcgtcgtcatcatcaacaTCGTCTTTGTAATCGTCTTGATCgcggtcgtcgtcgtcgtcatgatCATCATGGTCAtcttcatcgtcatcgtcgtagtcgtcgtcgtcgtcgttatcgTCACTAACATGCTGGAcacttgttgttgttattattgatTCCGCATTCATGTAACCAACAAATCACTTCTCTCCGCGTTCTTGCTGTTCAAAGATGGGCACGGTTTCCGAAGCCTTTTGCTATTGTTGATAACGATTACACACATCCAACGCCTTAGTCCTTGGTCAAACAGCCATCGCACTCCTTTTTGATCAGTTACACAACATGTTTGTTCTTTGTTACTTTCTTTAAAATGACCTTTCAATGTGTGTTCGTACTTGTAACGTATATTCACATCCAACGAGTATACGTTCTTGTTCTCTTGTTCTCTCCCTAGGGGGACGAATGGACAAATCCCATCACTAAAACATGATCTGTTACAACTTTATGCTGAAGCGTTTTCCGAAGGTGTATTCTTTCAATAATGTGTCGCTCATAACATTTACTCACATCCATCGAGTATACGCATTAGTCTTCTTCTGTCGGTGAGAATGCTCTTGCCCGATTTCTCCAAAGATGTTTCTTTCGACTTCGCAAACTAATTAGTTCGACTCCGCGCCCAAAGAAGATGGCTTGCCGCTCACGACATCCATACTTGGCAATTTAAGTCATAGTCGTTGTCTAAGTATCAGCAAAATCAACAGCAGGAGTCCCAGACAATTAAACACCGACAGACGGCATACTACTTGTTCaaggaaaaacaaaatgagGATAAAAACGAGTGTTTGCGAGGGTTCTGCTTTCACTGTGCTCGGTGAGAACTGTCTCGTCATCtacattaaacaacaaaactGTGCTGGCAAGAAATGTACGTACGTTTACACGTActgtacacatacacatacattcaaTGCTAAAACGAGTTTCCAGTGCGTAGCGTCAGTCACATGTTCACATCTTTCTCGCTATCTCTGTTTTTCAGGTCTTTGGTCGATCACACACAGTATGATGTGGGGTTCAACTGCAATGTTCTCTGGCTACAATACAATCATTTATTTTTGGCAGCCTCGACAATTTGGCTTGATTTATTTTCATCTCCAATCTCACAAACCCCcttaacacacacacggcgCTTAAACACGGACTTTTTTCGTTAGTCATTGTCGACCTCTCTTGGGTTGTTCGAGAGCCTTCAAACAGTTGAGATTGTTCAAGCGCTTCCCCTAAGAATCTCCCTAATCACACACTCTTTTCTCTTGAGTCACACGGGCCTTCTTTGCCAATGCTAAACTTCTACCGTCGTGTTTCTTTCCAGATCTTGTGTCAATCTCATGATCTGTTTTTATGCAAGTTACAGCATTCGTGATCTGTATCTCTCAAGATCTTACAGTGTCTATCTCCCTTTTTCACCAGCTCTTTTTGTGCAACATGTATGGCTTAGTCGACGTCAAATTCTATACCTTGGGACGCTTCGATCTGAAGTGTGCGTTTGGTTGCGATGGATGTCCCCcttttcaatctctctctctatctctctctctctttgaacaAGATAGTCAACTTCACCCCGGggaaaagaaggaaggaaggaaggaatccgctcttcttcttcttctttcttcctcctcctcaacGTTGTTGACAAAGAAACAAGTTAAGCTACAAACTCAAGCATTCGCCTCACACCGGGGTTGTCCGACGCACGATGTCTATAGATGGCGCGGTGGCCCCGATGTAAGTATCTCCGCGGGGCTGGTGCATTTCCGCCGTGGTGGAGATGGTGTTGTCCGTGCCGTCGCGCTGGAACGTGTAGTTGGACAGCTCGTGCGACGCGTCGGAGATGGGCGTGTAGGTGAAGTAGGTCTCTGAGCGGCTGGCCGACGGGTCCCGCGACCGGTCGCGCGACTGAGACCGGTCTCTGGAGGCGGGTTGGGAGGCGGAGTGAGCGCAGTCGGCGCGGTCCCGGGTGGGCTTCCTGTATCTCCACGTCCCGGGACCTCCCCCGGCGCAGCCCCGGTCGTTGTGCTGGGCTTTGAGGGCCTGCAGCTTCTTGCGCTGCGCCTGCTTGTGGCGCGTGATGTAGAGGTAGACGGCGAAGACCCCCGAGAGCTCGGTCAGCACGAAGGAGCCCACAGCCATGATGAAGGACGACCCGTACGTGTAGATGAACTTGGGCTCCTCGATGGACGCCCGCGGCTTGTTGCCCACCTCCTCCGTGATGCTGCCGATGTAGAGGATGATGCCCACCAGCGTGCACAGGCCTGGAACATAGTCACATACGGCGTGAGAATAGTACTTAATCAGACTGTAACTTGTACTTATGGGGCAAACAAGACGTAACAAAGTGCACACATTCAGCAAATATGGTGGATGAAGCCCAGCAACGTGCACAAGGCTGCAAGTGTTACACGGTGACATACGGTGTAAGAAATGTAGTTATGATCATACTGTAAatgcaaaaacaaagagactgccaacgatttcttgtttttatatttagtcaagttttgactaaatattttaacatcgagggggaatcgaaacgagggtcgtggtgtatgtgcgtgtgtgtgtgtgtgcgtgtgtgcgtgtgtgtgtgcgtgtgtgtgtgtgtgtagagcgattcagactaaactactggaccgatctttatgaaatttgacatgagagttcctgggtatgaaatccccgaacgttgttttcatttttttgataaatgtctttgatgacgtcatatccggcttttcgtgaaagttgaggcggcactgtcacgccctcatttttcaaccaaattggttgaaattttggtcaagtaatcttcgacgaagcccggggttcggtattgcatttcagcttggtggcttaaaaattaattaatgactttggtcattaaaaatctgaaaattgtaaaaaaaaataacaatttataaaacgatccaaatttacgtttatcttattctccatcatttgctgtttccaaaaacatataaatatgttatattcggattaaaaacaagctctgaaaattaaatatataaaaattattatcaaaattatattgtccaaatcaatttaaaaacactttcatcttattccttgtcggttcctgattccaaaaacatatagatatgatatgtttggattaaaaacacgctcagaaagttaaaacgaagagaggtacagtaaagcgtgctatgaagcacagcgcaaccgctgccgcgccaaacaggctcgtcactttcactgccttttgcactagcggcggactacgttcagtttcattctgtgagttccacagcttgactaaatgtagtaatttagccttacgcgacttgtttaatcatACTGTTAAACAAGGCGCAACAAAGGGCACACATGCTGCAAATAAAGTGATTGACCGCTACTATCGTCCACAGGCCTGTAACACAGTGACATACAGCACGAGAAAAGAAGTTATTCAGACTGAAGCTTGTACCTATGAAAACAAGACGTAATAAAAGTGCACACATGCTTCAAATATAGTGGATGACAGCGTGCAAAGGCCCACAGTGACAGACGGCATGAGCATAGTATAATCAGAATGTATAGCTTGTAAATATGTGAAcaaatttaaacaagtcgcgtaaggcgaaaa
It encodes the following:
- the LOC138954987 gene encoding voltage-dependent calcium channel gamma-8 subunit-like, which produces MKRNVRDEHYEMDNDVITAVENLLLLQDKRVCINGIEALRHRKNKCVERSKRNMLKGLCTLVGIILYIGSITEEVGNKPRASIEEPKFIYTYGSSFIMAVGSFVLTELSGVFAVYLYITRHKQAQRKKLQALKAQHNDRGCAGGGPGTWRYRKPTRDRADCAHSASQPASRDRSQSRDRSRDPSASRSETYFTYTPISDASHELSNYTFQRDGTDNTISTTAEMHQPRGDTYIGATAPSIDIVRRTTPV